Proteins encoded together in one Anaerotignum faecicola window:
- the pheT gene encoding phenylalanine--tRNA ligase subunit beta, which produces MDISMSWLKDYVDIDADIKDFVEDITLSGSKVEGYTEIASDITGVVVGKVLSIEKHPDADKLVVTKIDIGKNEPLQIVTGATNLFAGAYVPVATDGSHLANGVKIKKGKLRGVESNGMLCSVEELGCDRHDFPEAPENGIYIFPEEKELGMDAREALDLIDTSVEFEITSNRPDCFSMLGIAREAAATYKKVFRMPEIKVNETADGDINSMVSVEILNPDLCPRYVARIVKNVKIGPSPRWMRKRLRSVGIRPINNIVDITNYVMAEMGQPLHAFSIDTIDEHKIIVRNAKEGEKFKTLDGVERQLDPSMLVISDPNKAVAIAGVMGGENSMITGDTETVLFESANFNGPSVRITAKKVGLRTDASSKYEKGLDPNLNRIAADRAVQLVELLGCGEVVKGAVDCYPNKREPWELSYDPEWINRLLGTDISEDEMVEIFKRLEIDVDRKRRVVTIPTFRPDLEAQADLAEEVARFYGYDKIEPTLAAGTPTVGKKTYSQIIEDIIKQTMIKNGIFEAMNFTFESPKVYDKLNIEKDSHLRNSIKILNPLGEDFSVMRTTTLNSMLNSLSTNYNRRNMEAALFEVGKVYIPKSLPLTELPDEPKKLTIGMYGAGCDFYRLKGIAENLFEAVGMDKEVEYIPNKNISWMHPGRTADVSVNGESFGYIGELHPTVAKNYSIGTRVYIAVIDIETVFAKSDMVREYKPLPKFPAMTRDISMVVDSGVFVKDIEKVIKKKGGKLLEEISLFDVYTGGQIEKGLKSVSYSLTFRASERTLVDDEVNSVMDRILASLKEEFGAELREK; this is translated from the coding sequence ATGGATATTTCAATGTCATGGTTAAAGGACTATGTTGACATAGACGCCGATATTAAAGATTTTGTCGAGGATATAACCTTATCGGGTTCAAAGGTTGAAGGATATACTGAAATTGCGTCGGATATTACGGGCGTTGTTGTTGGAAAAGTGCTTTCTATTGAAAAGCATCCAGACGCCGATAAACTTGTCGTAACTAAAATCGATATAGGAAAGAATGAACCTCTCCAAATTGTAACGGGGGCGACAAATCTTTTTGCGGGCGCCTATGTTCCTGTTGCAACAGACGGTTCGCACCTTGCAAACGGCGTAAAGATAAAAAAAGGAAAGTTAAGGGGAGTTGAAAGCAACGGCATGCTTTGTTCCGTTGAGGAACTGGGATGCGACAGGCATGATTTCCCGGAAGCTCCCGAAAACGGTATTTATATATTCCCGGAAGAAAAAGAGCTCGGAATGGACGCAAGGGAAGCTCTCGATTTAATTGACACTTCGGTTGAATTTGAAATAACTTCAAACAGGCCGGACTGTTTCAGCATGTTGGGAATCGCGAGGGAAGCGGCGGCAACATACAAAAAAGTTTTTCGTATGCCGGAAATAAAAGTAAATGAAACGGCAGACGGGGATATTAATTCAATGGTATCGGTTGAGATATTAAATCCCGATCTTTGTCCAAGATATGTCGCAAGGATTGTTAAAAACGTAAAAATAGGCCCGTCTCCCAGGTGGATGAGGAAAAGGCTGCGTTCAGTCGGGATTAGGCCGATAAATAACATTGTCGATATAACTAACTATGTAATGGCTGAAATGGGCCAGCCTCTGCACGCTTTCAGCATTGACACTATTGACGAACATAAGATTATCGTAAGGAATGCAAAAGAAGGCGAGAAATTCAAGACGCTCGACGGAGTTGAAAGGCAGCTGGATCCTTCCATGCTTGTTATCTCGGATCCTAATAAGGCGGTGGCCATTGCGGGAGTTATGGGCGGCGAAAACTCTATGATTACAGGCGATACGGAAACAGTGTTATTTGAATCTGCTAATTTTAACGGGCCGAGCGTAAGGATAACGGCTAAAAAAGTAGGTTTGAGAACTGACGCGTCAAGCAAGTATGAAAAGGGTTTGGATCCTAATTTAAACAGGATTGCGGCAGACAGGGCCGTTCAGCTTGTGGAACTTTTGGGATGCGGCGAGGTTGTAAAAGGCGCTGTGGACTGTTATCCGAATAAAAGGGAGCCGTGGGAACTTTCATACGATCCGGAATGGATAAACAGACTGCTTGGGACAGATATTTCAGAGGACGAAATGGTTGAAATATTTAAACGTCTTGAAATTGATGTTGACAGGAAAAGAAGAGTTGTAACAATACCTACTTTCAGGCCGGATCTTGAAGCTCAGGCGGATCTTGCCGAGGAGGTTGCGAGATTTTACGGATATGATAAAATAGAGCCTACGCTTGCGGCTGGGACGCCTACTGTAGGCAAAAAGACGTACAGCCAGATAATTGAAGATATAATTAAACAAACAATGATTAAAAACGGCATCTTTGAGGCTATGAATTTTACATTCGAGAGCCCTAAAGTTTATGATAAGCTTAATATAGAAAAAGACTCGCATTTAAGGAATTCTATTAAGATATTGAATCCGCTCGGTGAAGATTTTTCTGTTATGAGAACCACAACTTTAAACAGCATGCTTAATTCCCTCTCTACAAATTACAACAGGAGAAATATGGAAGCGGCGCTGTTTGAAGTAGGCAAAGTTTATATACCAAAATCTCTTCCTCTGACAGAGCTCCCGGACGAACCAAAGAAACTTACGATTGGAATGTATGGCGCGGGATGCGATTTCTACAGGCTTAAAGGCATTGCAGAGAATCTTTTTGAAGCGGTTGGCATGGATAAAGAGGTTGAATATATACCAAATAAAAATATAAGCTGGATGCATCCGGGAAGGACCGCCGACGTTTCTGTAAACGGCGAAAGCTTCGGATATATAGGGGAGCTTCATCCGACTGTAGCTAAAAATTATTCTATCGGCACGAGAGTATATATTGCCGTAATTGATATTGAAACTGTATTTGCAAAAAGCGATATGGTTCGCGAGTATAAGCCTCTGCCGAAATTCCCTGCAATGACAAGGGATATTTCAATGGTTGTTGACAGCGGCGTATTTGTTAAGGATATTGAAAAGGTTATTAAGAAAAAAGGAGGAAAACTCCTTGAAGAAATATCCCTTTTTGACGTATATACAGGCGGCCAGATTGAAAAAGGGCTGAAATCCGTATCATATTCGTTAACTTTCAGGGCTTCTGAACGGACATTGGTGGACGATGAGGTAAATTCCGTAATGGACAGGATACTTGCATCCCTTAAAGAGGAATTCGGGGCAGAGCTGAGGGAGAAATAA
- a CDS encoding phenylalanine--tRNA ligase subunit alpha, which yields MKKQLKDIHDMALNRLSDIKETKELDDLKVKLLGKKGELTAILKGMKDLSNEERPVIGQLANEIRNDIETKIEEAKNKLAELEMKNRLEAESIDVTMPGKAEPSGHKHPMTTVIDEITNIFIGMGYSIAEGPEIEKDYYNFEALNIPANHPAKDEQDTFYINSDIVLRTQTSPVQVRTMEKGSLPIRVVCPGTVYRSDNVDATHSPIFHQLEGLVVDKGITMGDLKGALAVFAKELFGEDVKVRFRPHHFPFTEPSAEMDVTCFACGGKGCKVCKGEGYIELLGCGMVHPKVLKMSGIDPEVYSGFAFGMGLERVAMQRYGITDLRLLFENDVKFLKQF from the coding sequence ATGAAAAAACAACTGAAAGATATTCATGACATGGCCTTAAACAGGCTGTCGGATATTAAGGAAACAAAGGAGCTTGACGACCTTAAAGTTAAACTTCTCGGCAAAAAGGGCGAGCTGACGGCTATACTTAAAGGAATGAAAGATTTATCGAATGAGGAAAGACCGGTTATCGGCCAGCTTGCGAACGAAATAAGAAACGATATTGAAACAAAAATCGAGGAGGCAAAGAACAAGCTTGCCGAACTTGAGATGAAAAACAGGCTTGAGGCTGAAAGCATAGACGTTACAATGCCGGGAAAGGCTGAGCCAAGCGGGCACAAACACCCTATGACTACGGTTATAGACGAGATAACAAATATATTTATAGGCATGGGATATTCTATTGCGGAAGGGCCGGAAATTGAAAAAGATTATTACAATTTTGAGGCTTTAAATATACCGGCAAACCATCCGGCTAAAGACGAACAGGATACGTTTTATATAAACAGCGATATTGTTTTGAGAACGCAAACTTCTCCGGTGCAGGTAAGGACAATGGAAAAGGGCAGTCTGCCTATAAGGGTTGTATGCCCAGGAACCGTTTACCGTTCCGATAATGTTGATGCGACACATTCGCCTATATTCCATCAGTTGGAGGGGCTTGTCGTAGATAAAGGAATAACAATGGGGGATCTTAAAGGGGCTCTTGCGGTTTTTGCAAAGGAGCTTTTCGGAGAAGATGTTAAAGTAAGATTCAGGCCGCATCATTTCCCGTTTACGGAGCCGAGCGCCGAAATGGACGTTACATGTTTTGCATGCGGCGGAAAGGGATGCAAAGTTTGTAAAGGCGAAGGATATATAGAACTTTTAGGGTGCGGCATGGTTCACCCTAAAGTGCTTAAAATGAGCGGCATTGATCCTGAAGTTTACAGTGGATTTGCTTTCGGAATGGGGCTTGAGCGCGTTGCAATGCAGCGTTACGGAATAACAGATCTTAGGCTTTTATTTGAAAATGACGTTAAATTCTTAAAGCAATTCTAA
- the gatA gene encoding Asp-tRNA(Asn)/Glu-tRNA(Gln) amidotransferase subunit GatA: MELNKMTALEIGRKIKSKELGVVEVTKDTISNIERIDKTYHAFVDICGERALKQAEEVQKKIDGGILTSPLAGVPMAVKDNMCTEGILTTCSSKILKGFKPTYSSTAVKRLEDAGAILLGKLNMDEFAMGSTTETSFYGPTVNPWGENRAPGGSSGGSAAAVAADEVYYTLGSDTGGSIRQPCAFCGITGIKPTYGTVSRYGLIAYASSLDQIGPMGKNVEDIAEVLSVISGHDPKDSTSVDMGPIKISLENNVKGMKIGIPKDYFGEGLNPEVKKSVLEAVNKLEELGAYIEEFEMPSLKYAIPAYYIIACAEASSNLSRFDGIKYGYSAPDFDDLTDLYYKSRSQGFGTEVKRRILIGAFVLSSGYYDAYYKKALKVKAVIKKSFDDAFEKYDAILSPTAPTTALKIGENLSDPLKMYLGDIYTVSVNLAGLPSMVVPCGFDSEGLPVGLQITGKPFSENTIMNVGYTFQQNTDYHTKKPVLKEVKEA; this comes from the coding sequence ATGGAATTAAATAAAATGACTGCCCTTGAAATAGGCAGAAAAATAAAATCAAAAGAACTGGGCGTAGTTGAAGTAACGAAAGATACTATTTCAAATATAGAAAGAATCGATAAAACGTATCATGCTTTTGTTGATATATGCGGCGAGAGGGCTTTAAAACAGGCCGAGGAAGTGCAGAAGAAAATTGACGGCGGTATTTTAACGTCGCCGCTTGCCGGAGTGCCTATGGCCGTTAAAGACAATATGTGTACAGAAGGTATTTTAACGACATGTTCATCAAAAATACTTAAAGGGTTTAAGCCGACGTATTCGTCAACTGCAGTAAAACGCCTTGAGGACGCCGGGGCTATACTCTTAGGCAAGCTTAACATGGACGAGTTTGCAATGGGTTCGACAACGGAAACTTCGTTTTATGGCCCTACCGTTAACCCTTGGGGCGAAAACAGGGCTCCGGGCGGCTCCAGCGGCGGTTCGGCGGCGGCTGTTGCGGCTGATGAAGTTTATTATACCCTTGGTTCCGATACAGGCGGATCGATACGCCAGCCGTGCGCTTTTTGCGGAATAACGGGCATAAAGCCGACATATGGAACCGTTTCAAGATATGGTCTTATTGCATATGCTTCATCCCTTGATCAGATAGGGCCTATGGGTAAAAATGTTGAGGACATTGCAGAGGTTTTGTCCGTTATAAGCGGGCATGATCCAAAGGACAGCACATCGGTTGATATGGGGCCTATTAAAATTTCGCTTGAAAACAATGTTAAAGGCATGAAAATTGGGATTCCTAAAGACTATTTCGGCGAAGGGCTTAACCCTGAAGTTAAAAAGAGCGTGCTTGAAGCCGTTAATAAGCTTGAAGAACTGGGGGCGTATATTGAGGAATTTGAAATGCCGTCGCTTAAATATGCAATACCAGCGTACTATATTATTGCATGCGCCGAGGCAAGCAGCAACTTGTCGCGTTTTGACGGCATTAAATACGGGTATTCGGCTCCCGACTTTGATGATTTGACGGATTTATACTATAAGTCAAGAAGCCAAGGGTTTGGAACGGAAGTTAAAAGAAGGATCTTAATAGGCGCCTTTGTTCTTTCAAGCGGCTACTATGACGCTTACTATAAGAAGGCGCTCAAGGTTAAAGCCGTTATCAAGAAAAGCTTTGACGACGCATTTGAAAAATATGATGCGATTTTAAGCCCTACCGCGCCTACAACGGCGCTTAAAATAGGCGAAAACTTAAGCGATCCGTTAAAAATGTACTTGGGCGATATATATACGGTTTCAGTAAACCTTGCGGGATTGCCTTCAATGGTTGTGCCATGCGGTTTTGACAGTGAAGGGCTTCCCGTTGGGCTTCAGATTACAGGCAAGCCTTTCAGCGAAAATACAATTATGAATGTCGGATATACATTCCAGCAAAATACGGATTATCATACTAAGAAACCAGTTTTGAAAGAAGTAAAGGAGGCGTGA
- a CDS encoding GTP pyrophosphokinase family protein, with protein sequence MENADLIINGIQEDREKQKISKNTELFIEQTLQFQELMMMYNSAIREIRTKLETLNDDLAMRYSRNPIEFITQRIKKPMSIVKKLKSRSYDVSCPSIVKNLNDVAGIRVICSFIDDIYRVSDMLTSQDDITLIAVKDYIKNPKPNGYRSYHIIVEIPVFFSDRKENIRVEIQFRTIAMDFWASLEHTLKYKRNIPNESMISSRLYNCAEIISSIDREMLNIRNEIDENGEPVEDDAISKLERLSNGLIRPNYQ encoded by the coding sequence ATGGAAAACGCCGATCTTATTATAAATGGTATACAAGAAGACCGCGAAAAACAAAAAATATCAAAAAATACGGAACTTTTTATAGAACAAACGCTTCAATTTCAGGAACTTATGATGATGTATAACTCAGCTATCCGCGAAATAAGGACAAAACTTGAAACCCTTAACGACGATCTTGCCATGCGTTACAGCAGAAACCCTATAGAATTTATAACCCAGCGTATCAAAAAACCAATGAGTATTGTAAAGAAATTAAAATCAAGAAGTTATGACGTTTCATGTCCTTCAATAGTAAAAAACCTTAACGACGTCGCAGGAATAAGGGTAATATGTTCTTTTATAGACGATATATACCGCGTTTCGGATATGCTTACATCCCAGGATGATATTACATTAATAGCGGTAAAAGACTACATAAAAAACCCAAAACCAAACGGCTACAGAAGTTACCACATCATAGTGGAAATACCGGTATTTTTCTCAGACAGGAAAGAAAACATACGGGTTGAAATACAATTCAGGACTATAGCGATGGACTTTTGGGCAAGCCTTGAACATACGCTTAAATATAAAAGGAATATACCGAATGAAAGCATGATTTCGAGCCGTCTTTACAACTGTGCCGAAATAATATCGTCCATTGACAGGGAAATGCTGAATATACGCAATGAAATTGACGAAAACGGCGAACCTGTCGAAGATGATGCAATAAGCAAGCTTGAACGCCTGTCAAACGGACTTATCCGCCCAAACTATCAATAA
- the gatC gene encoding Asp-tRNA(Asn)/Glu-tRNA(Gln) amidotransferase subunit GatC: MKVTDEIIDYIGILARLKLDDSEKESAKSELEKIINYMDTLSSLDTTNIEEMSHAFPVKNVFREDIVGESVDRDVITLNAPDKKDGCFKVPKTVE, from the coding sequence ATGAAAGTTACAGATGAGATTATTGATTACATCGGTATCCTCGCACGCCTGAAACTTGATGACAGCGAAAAGGAAAGCGCTAAAAGCGAATTGGAAAAAATCATAAATTATATGGACACTCTTAGTTCCCTTGACACAACAAATATTGAGGAAATGAGCCATGCGTTCCCTGTAAAGAACGTTTTTAGGGAAGATATTGTGGGCGAGTCTGTTGACAGGGATGTTATAACATTAAATGCGCCTGATAAAAAAGACGGCTGCTTTAAAGTTCCGAAAACTGTTGAATAG